Proteins from a genomic interval of Phenylobacterium sp. LH3H17:
- a CDS encoding ATP-binding protein: MADMLRGGPPPTAHDSPPSDLEAMGNIFALLRTLAFAAAITLGLSQSPQLGNLVTAFLAMTLIVAVVFGLTSGLLAAVAGLAALHLLRGLAFPPTGLSSDDGFLLALFGASVVTTGVYSDVVRRRNRQARSLLEAGRPLSPHASGPALGDFFRVARHRGLNAGRLSAAEEAQRAFAAFCIVGLGLVGSLVAGYLLGPFAAMLSVLVAVVIVGGGFGARFGLAAGIFAMLILNGLPGGAEHTPMLKPLEAGFSMVMFAALGWSVGVLADRLQQEQGALETLVTAGRDLSASTDEVAIRQVLFDSLVRIAPRGGVVQVRDEAGTISHTTPGAEALSDGQRPDSAEGWNVKRLAADGRDVGVVVWRIPGAAAMVRAANEIVVSLIDLGASAIVRSRLGLEKADVEFVARTEQLRTILLDAVSHHFRSPLAGIMGSVTSILNLPEQHDRGVRRELLLIIKEQANRLDRYVDNFLSVARLESGSIDVNLTDISLEPLIYDVWETFGEAGGARRFLHVKIDSDLVRADSSLLGQVFGNVLENAIKFSPEGSVVDVRSRKAGSHLVVEVSDQGPGVEQEYQDRIFDRFFRSRRAKAPGLGLGLYITRSLVEIMGGSVQARNRPNGETGLVMSITLPLAEALK, translated from the coding sequence ATGGCTGACATGTTGCGCGGAGGTCCGCCGCCGACGGCGCACGATTCACCGCCGAGCGATCTGGAGGCGATGGGCAACATCTTCGCCCTGCTGCGGACGCTGGCCTTCGCAGCGGCGATCACCCTCGGCCTCTCCCAGAGCCCCCAGCTCGGCAATCTGGTCACCGCCTTCCTGGCGATGACCCTGATCGTGGCCGTCGTGTTCGGCCTGACCTCGGGCCTGCTGGCGGCCGTGGCGGGGCTCGCCGCCCTGCACCTCCTCCGCGGCCTGGCGTTTCCGCCGACCGGCCTGAGTTCCGACGACGGATTTCTGCTGGCCCTGTTCGGCGCCAGCGTCGTCACCACCGGCGTCTATTCGGACGTGGTGCGGCGGCGCAACCGGCAGGCGCGGTCGCTGCTCGAGGCCGGGCGGCCACTGTCGCCCCATGCGTCCGGACCCGCCCTGGGGGACTTCTTCCGGGTCGCCAGACACAGGGGGCTGAACGCCGGCCGCTTGTCGGCGGCCGAAGAGGCCCAGCGAGCGTTCGCCGCCTTCTGCATCGTGGGCCTCGGCCTGGTGGGGAGTCTGGTGGCCGGATACCTGCTGGGGCCGTTCGCCGCCATGCTTTCTGTTCTGGTCGCGGTGGTGATTGTCGGGGGCGGGTTCGGCGCCCGGTTCGGGCTCGCCGCGGGCATATTCGCCATGCTGATCCTGAACGGCCTCCCCGGCGGAGCCGAGCACACGCCCATGCTCAAGCCCCTGGAAGCCGGGTTCAGCATGGTGATGTTCGCCGCCCTGGGGTGGTCGGTCGGCGTGCTCGCCGATCGGCTTCAGCAGGAGCAGGGCGCCTTGGAGACCCTGGTCACCGCCGGTCGGGACCTTTCGGCCAGCACCGACGAGGTGGCCATCCGACAGGTGCTGTTCGACAGCCTGGTCAGGATCGCGCCGAGAGGCGGCGTCGTGCAGGTCCGCGACGAGGCGGGGACGATCAGCCATACGACGCCGGGGGCTGAAGCCCTGTCGGACGGACAACGGCCGGACTCGGCCGAGGGCTGGAACGTGAAGCGGCTGGCCGCCGACGGCCGCGACGTGGGGGTGGTCGTCTGGCGTATCCCGGGCGCCGCGGCGATGGTGCGGGCCGCCAACGAGATCGTGGTGTCGCTGATCGATCTGGGCGCGTCCGCCATCGTCCGCTCCCGCCTCGGCCTCGAAAAGGCCGATGTCGAGTTCGTCGCCCGGACGGAGCAATTGCGGACCATCCTGCTCGACGCTGTTTCCCACCACTTCCGCTCACCCCTGGCCGGGATCATGGGCTCGGTCACCAGCATCCTGAACCTCCCCGAGCAGCACGACCGCGGCGTGCGCCGCGAGCTGCTGCTCATCATCAAGGAGCAGGCGAACCGGCTGGACCGCTACGTCGACAACTTCCTGAGCGTGGCGCGGCTGGAGTCCGGCTCGATCGACGTGAACCTCACGGACATCAGCCTCGAGCCGCTGATCTACGACGTGTGGGAAACCTTCGGAGAGGCTGGCGGGGCCCGACGGTTCCTGCACGTCAAGATCGACTCAGACCTGGTCCGCGCCGATTCCAGCCTCCTGGGGCAGGTGTTCGGGAACGTCCTGGAGAACGCGATCAAGTTCAGTCCCGAGGGCTCGGTGGTCGACGTGCGCAGCCGCAAGGCCGGCTCCCACCTGGTGGTGGAGGTCTCCGACCAGGGCCCCGGCGTCGAGCAGGAATATCAGGATCGTATCTTCGACCGCTTCTTCCGCAGCCGCCGGGCCAAGGCGCCCGGTCT